The following proteins are encoded in a genomic region of Candidatus Bathyarchaeota archaeon:
- a CDS encoding asparagine synthetase A, which translates to MQTQQVIPIPKSLEQLTPTEIERKACIGKIMTYTLKSLTNTYTNKGFQWLLPVALSQSTDPLWPDPGASIEKRIEVDIYGKPVRTTASMIIHKLIAASTAYPKLFILSPNIRIEKAARAQTGKHIYEFTQLDFELCDASSKDVFTLVEEAICTLVKDLQKDMEPELNLLCRCDSLKVPTRPFKVYDRADLEAKYGVDWEAGIANEITEPAWVTNIPREFYDFEDFTTGKWDNYDLFMPDFGEVLSGAKREYEYSKILTKIERDQVNKENYSLVLKMAEEGRLRPTAGGGIGMERIVGWITGVKHIAECQPFPRVPGNVNQL; encoded by the coding sequence ATGCAAACTCAGCAAGTTATTCCAATTCCAAAATCACTAGAACAACTAACTCCAACTGAAATAGAAAGAAAAGCCTGCATAGGCAAAATCATGACCTACACCCTAAAAAGCCTAACAAACACCTACACCAACAAAGGCTTCCAATGGCTCCTACCCGTTGCGCTAAGCCAAAGCACCGACCCCCTCTGGCCAGACCCAGGCGCGTCCATCGAAAAACGCATAGAAGTAGACATTTACGGAAAACCAGTCCGCACAACCGCCAGCATGATTATCCACAAACTCATCGCTGCCTCAACAGCCTACCCCAAACTATTCATTCTCTCACCAAACATCCGCATAGAAAAAGCAGCACGCGCCCAAACAGGCAAACACATCTACGAGTTTACCCAGTTAGACTTTGAATTATGTGATGCAAGCTCAAAGGATGTTTTTACATTAGTTGAAGAAGCCATCTGCACTCTCGTCAAAGACTTGCAGAAGGATATGGAACCCGAATTAAACCTGCTTTGCAGATGTGACTCCCTAAAAGTTCCAACACGTCCCTTCAAAGTGTATGACCGCGCAGATTTAGAAGCCAAATATGGTGTAGATTGGGAAGCAGGTATAGCAAATGAAATAACCGAGCCTGCATGGGTAACTAACATTCCAAGAGAATTTTACGATTTTGAAGACTTTACAACTGGCAAATGGGACAACTATGACCTGTTTATGCCTGATTTTGGTGAGGTTCTCTCAGGTGCCAAACGTGAATATGAATATAGTAAAATCTTAACCAAAATCGAACGTGACCAAGTCAACAAAGAAAACTATTCCCTCGTACTCAAAATGGCAGAAGAAGGCAGGCTAAGACCCACAGCTGGCGGCGGCATCGGAATGGAACGCATAGTCGGATGGATTACCGGAGTAAAACATATTGCTGAGTGCCAACCCTTCCCAAGAGTACCTGGAAACGTAAACCAACTTTAA
- a CDS encoding Lrp/AsnC family transcriptional regulator — MSIKLDQKDLAILQIIQENSKLTANQIGKKINVPITTVFAKIKRMEEAGIIKEYRAILAPEKINTATAAFILASVSYNNSQVTQREVAMEIAKLLEVQEVHIITGDWDLLIKLRAENVEAIGKFVVDKLRSIKGLDKTLTCMVFETVKETTSLPTPPKKNSL, encoded by the coding sequence ATGAGCATTAAACTTGACCAGAAAGACCTCGCCATCCTACAAATCATCCAAGAAAACAGCAAACTAACCGCCAACCAAATAGGCAAAAAAATCAACGTACCAATCACCACTGTCTTCGCAAAAATTAAACGCATGGAAGAAGCAGGCATAATCAAAGAATACCGCGCCATCCTCGCACCAGAAAAAATCAATACCGCAACCGCAGCCTTCATATTAGCATCAGTATCATACAATAACTCCCAAGTTACACAGCGAGAAGTTGCCATGGAAATCGCCAAACTATTAGAAGTCCAAGAAGTCCATATAATAACAGGCGACTGGGACTTGCTCATTAAACTCCGCGCAGAAAACGTGGAAGCCATCGGCAAATTCGTAGTTGACAAACTCCGCTCCATCAAAGGCTTAGACAAAACCTTGACCTGCATGGTTTTTGAAACAGTCAAAGAAACAACCAGTCTGCCGACGCCACCAAAGAAGAACTCCCTCTAA
- a CDS encoding FkbM family methyltransferase: protein MPTLSGLYRTILTTRGFWSVMRLRKSQTPQIIRFRNGVEAKTNYLQYTLLRDWFWKLQKQGYSIEKTGSGCIIKKDGFVYQTNYPATGRFLFDLLLDLNSRNWTIKRTLTQYDLCKDGSVYSIEQTGENLFEIKSEKLNLIGPMDVLYVYFIECLEEKLYENNFQNKVVLDVGGFCGETAAYFSSIGAAKVVIYEPIAEYQELIKENIRLNHINAELYNEGIGETDGTQVINYDKIDIGFGLLSRGQKQAVIKIKNISRVILESKPDIAKIDCEGAEKCLTSIDPEVLGLVDFYFIETHTKELKTLVENKFLESGFKKAREPTQLNDCIAVLYFTRK, encoded by the coding sequence ATGCCGACACTTAGTGGGTTATATCGAACTATTCTAACAACACGTGGCTTTTGGAGTGTTATGCGGCTAAGAAAATCCCAAACCCCTCAAATAATCAGGTTTAGAAACGGTGTCGAGGCAAAAACAAACTACTTGCAGTATACCCTGCTAAGGGACTGGTTTTGGAAACTGCAAAAGCAAGGGTACAGCATAGAAAAAACTGGCAGCGGATGTATAATCAAAAAAGATGGCTTTGTCTACCAAACAAACTATCCCGCAACCGGTCGTTTCTTGTTCGATTTATTGCTTGACCTAAATAGCCGAAACTGGACTATTAAGCGAACCTTAACCCAATATGACCTCTGCAAAGACGGCTCTGTCTATAGCATAGAGCAAACAGGCGAAAACCTCTTTGAAATAAAATCTGAAAAACTCAACCTCATCGGTCCCATGGACGTACTTTATGTATACTTTATCGAATGTCTCGAAGAGAAACTCTACGAAAACAACTTCCAAAACAAAGTGGTGCTGGATGTTGGTGGCTTCTGCGGTGAAACAGCCGCGTATTTCTCAAGTATAGGTGCAGCTAAAGTCGTCATATACGAACCCATTGCTGAGTATCAAGAATTGATTAAGGAAAATATCCGGTTAAATCACATTAATGCTGAATTGTATAATGAAGGCATCGGGGAGACGGATGGAACACAGGTTATCAACTATGACAAGATAGATATAGGCTTTGGATTATTAAGCAGAGGACAAAAGCAAGCTGTCATTAAAATCAAAAATATCTCCCGCGTCATTTTGGAAAGTAAACCCGATATTGCAAAAATTGACTGTGAAGGAGCCGAAAAATGCTTAACCAGTATAGACCCAGAGGTTTTGGGATTAGTTGATTTTTACTTCATCGAAACTCACACCAAAGAACTCAAAACTTTGGTAGAGAACAAATTTCTAGAGTCAGGCTTCAAGAAAGCACGAGAGCCAACGCAACTTAACGATTGCATCGCTGTGCTCTACTTCACAAGAAAATAA
- a CDS encoding helix-turn-helix transcriptional regulator gives MSNPPLTLSAEFRKIVETRMNQVLKGVEETFSQIVETQKITPTELKLELDSLQETFNLLFQKWSLEILYTLFLKDAIGFGEIKKTLTVNSRTLSDKLKMLQKNGYITRNITSGPPLRVEYTLTSKGKNTVLLALPLLYYSSSV, from the coding sequence ATGAGCAACCCACCATTAACATTGAGCGCTGAATTCCGCAAAATCGTCGAAACCCGCATGAACCAAGTCCTCAAAGGCGTAGAAGAAACCTTCAGCCAAATCGTAGAAACCCAAAAAATCACCCCCACCGAACTCAAACTCGAACTCGACAGCCTACAAGAAACCTTCAACCTGCTCTTCCAAAAATGGAGCCTAGAAATCCTCTACACCCTCTTCCTCAAAGACGCCATCGGATTTGGAGAAATCAAAAAAACACTAACCGTAAACTCCAGAACCCTCTCCGACAAACTCAAAATGCTCCAAAAAAACGGCTACATAACCCGTAACATCACATCGGGACCGCCGCTTCGTGTGGAATACACCTTAACATCCAAGGGAAAAAACACAGTGCTTCTGGCGCTGCCGCTGCTGTACTATTCAAGTTCTGTTTAA